A region from the Xanthocytophaga agilis genome encodes:
- a CDS encoding DUF5343 domain-containing protein: MASEISYPKLSVTNWWALRKKFQSNPNIKITPGFLAMHFEMGEDSARTNVLPPLRAIGFIDDDGRPTDLAYDWRDDEKYGEVCDVIRRTVYPQELNDAVIDPADRVKVETWFKNKARVGEASARKMAAFYLMLCEAVIPGEQRNGKANLETAQKPKENKSRPVTSRIEQGSLFAEDKPQPQTIHVSDSKDVITVPTPAISSSPNIQITIQIQLSSEYTPDQLDQVFASLIKNIKKLQE; encoded by the coding sequence ATGGCAAGTGAGATTTCCTATCCAAAACTTTCTGTAACAAACTGGTGGGCGTTACGCAAAAAGTTTCAGAGCAATCCAAATATTAAGATTACTCCCGGATTTCTGGCAATGCACTTTGAGATGGGTGAAGATTCTGCACGTACTAATGTGTTACCACCTTTACGAGCCATTGGTTTTATTGATGATGACGGACGACCTACTGATTTAGCCTATGACTGGCGTGATGATGAGAAGTATGGAGAAGTGTGTGATGTGATCCGTAGGACTGTTTATCCTCAGGAACTTAATGATGCTGTCATTGACCCTGCTGACAGAGTTAAGGTAGAAACATGGTTTAAGAATAAAGCCAGAGTAGGAGAGGCCTCTGCCCGTAAAATGGCAGCTTTTTATCTAATGTTGTGTGAAGCGGTGATTCCGGGTGAGCAGAGAAATGGAAAAGCTAATTTGGAAACTGCTCAGAAACCTAAAGAGAATAAATCACGTCCTGTAACATCCCGTATTGAACAAGGTTCATTGTTTGCAGAGGACAAACCACAGCCTCAAACAATCCATGTATCTGATTCAAAGGATGTAATAACAGTTCCTACGCCTGCTATTTCTTCTTCCCCAAATATTCAAATTACCATTCAGATACAGTTATCCTCTGAATATACCCCTGACCAGTTGGATCAGGTATTTGCCAGTTTAATCAAGAACATAAAGAAGCTTCAGGAATAG